A stretch of the Flavobacterium sp. 5 genome encodes the following:
- a CDS encoding CAL67264 family membrane protein, which translates to MGMNKNTILGWATFIMILMGLLLIGLGFFKYRDVSGWGFAAVGVGFLANAWVFNALKGRV; encoded by the coding sequence ATGGGAATGAATAAAAATACTATTTTAGGATGGGCAACCTTTATAATGATACTAATGGGATTATTACTAATAGGGTTGGGCTTTTTTAAATACAGAGATGTTTCTGGCTGGGGATTTGCTGCAGTTGGAGTAGGATTTTTAGCCAATGCTTGGGTATTTAACGCTTTGAAAGGAAGAGTGTAA